The window CCAGCGGAGCCTCGATACCGTGCTGCGCAGCCAGTTGCACAATCACGCCCTGTAGATAGTCGATCTCGGTGCGGCGGCCGCGCTGCAGATCCTCCCACATGGATGATCGCGCATTGGCATCGATCTTCATCGTGCGCCCGAGCAGCATATTGAACAGGCCGTCGGGCAATCGCAGCAGGTGCGGTGTCAGGCCGGCCGGGATCGGCGTTGAGGATACCGGCCGGATGCCGGCCGCTTTCAGCACGGCCAGGCCTTCCGCCATCTGATCGGCGAACAGCATGCGCCATTCCCGTTGCGCAAGCTGGACGCGCAGCGGCAGGCCGGACAGCGCATTGAGCGCATTGTTGAGATTGACCAGCAGCTTGCCCCACTGCACGCCCGCGATGTCGTCCGTCGGGCGCAGGGTGAGATGCTGGACGGAGAGTGCTTCGGCGGTGCCGGCCGCATCCCGTTCGATGACGATAGCGCCCGATGTCGCGCGATGGGTACGGCCATCGCCCATGGCAATCACGTTGAACGGCACCATGCCGCCCAACACTCGATGTCCCGGCAGGCGCGCGCGGAGAATGGCGACATTGCCAACGCCATTCTGCAGGCTGACGACGACGGTATCATCCGGCGCGTGACGCGCTATCAGATCGGAGATCTCGGACGTATCAGCGCTCTTCACCGTGACCAGGATCATGCCGGCCTGTTTGAAAATCGCCGGATCGTCGGAGAGCAAAAGTTGATCCGCGGCGACCGTCCGGTCGAGCCCATCAAAACTCGTCACCCTCAGGCCATGGCTTTGAATCTCATCGATCATCCGCGCCCGCGCCAGCATCGAAACATGGCGGCCCGCAGCGGCAAGAACGCCGCCGACAAAGCAGCCGATGCTGCCGGCGCCTGCGATACAGATCGGCCGTTCTGCAATCACTTCATCACCCGTTCATCTGGCGACTGGTAGTAGCAAAATGCCGCGCCGCTGCCTATCGGCAGAGCCGGCGCGCCTTGTAAGCGTCATATCGCACCGCTATGCTCCGTTCCGGGCTGGTACCACAGGAGATCACGATGGGTTTGCTCGATATCCTCAATGGCATGCAGAACGGCCCACGCGGCCCAAGCGATCCCAACGCCAAGAGTGAAGGCATGTCGCCGATGACCATGGCGATCCTGGCCTTGCTTGCCTACAAGGCGGTGAAACATCTCGGCGGCAGCAGCCAGCCCGGCACCTCCACGCCGGCACCGACACCACTTCCCAACAACACCATCAATGCCGGCCTGCCCGGCGGTACTGGTGGTCTTGGCGGTGCTGGCGGTCTTGGCGATCTGCTGAAGGGCGGCCTCGGCGGCCTACTCGCGGGCGGCGCGGCGGGCAGCGTGCTCAGCGGCGGCCTCGGCGATCTGCTCAAGCAGTTTCAACAGAATGGCCAGGGCGAAGCCGCCAACTCCTGGGTCAGCCCCGGCCCGAACAAACAGATCGCACCAGGCGATCTCGCCAACGCACTCGGCGCCGACCAGATCAATTCGCTGGCCTCGCAGACCGGATTATCGCGTGAGGAATTACTATCCGGCCTCAGCCAGCACCTCCCGGAAGTGATCAATCACCTGACTCCGGACGGGCGGCTGCCGACCGAGAGCGAAATCTCGCGTTGGATTTGATTGATCTTTATTTAAAAAGGACAACAGCCATGGGCGGCATTCTCTGGATCATCTTCGTTGGTTTCGTCGCGGGAATTATTGCCCGGGTGCTCTCTCCGGGTCCGAATAACCCCGCAGGATTCATCCTGACCACCGTGCTCGGCATCGCCGGCGCATTTCTTGCGACCTTCATCGGCCAGGCGATCGGCCACTACGGTCCGGATCAGGGCGCGGGCTTCATCACCTCGATCATTGGCGCGCTGGTGGTGCTGTTCATCTGGAACAGGCTGGTGGCCCGCCGGGTGATTTCAGACCCGGGCGCGCG is drawn from Nitrobacteraceae bacterium AZCC 2146 and contains these coding sequences:
- a CDS encoding 2-dehydropantoate 2-reductase (product_source=KO:K00077; cath_funfam=1.10.1040.10,3.40.50.720; cog=COG1893; ko=KO:K00077; pfam=PF02558,PF08546; superfamily=48179,51735; tigrfam=TIGR00745), which translates into the protein MLARARMIDEIQSHGLRVTSFDGLDRTVAADQLLLSDDPAIFKQAGMILVTVKSADTSEISDLIARHAPDDTVVVSLQNGVGNVAILRARLPGHRVLGGMVPFNVIAMGDGRTHRATSGAIVIERDAAGTAEALSVQHLTLRPTDDIAGVQWGKLLVNLNNALNALSGLPLRVQLAQREWRMLFADQMAEGLAVLKAAGIRPVSSTPIPAGLTPHLLRLPDGLFNMLLGRTMKIDANARSSMWEDLQRGRRTEIDYLQGVIVQLAAQHGIEAPLARRVMALVRDAEAAGNGSPALTAAQIRG
- a CDS encoding putative membrane protein YeaQ/YmgE (transglycosylase-associated protein family) (product_source=COG2261; cog=COG2261; pfam=PF04226; superfamily=81345; transmembrane_helix_parts=Outside_1_3,TMhelix_4_23,Inside_24_29,TMhelix_30_52,Outside_53_61,TMhelix_62_81,Inside_82_92); translated protein: MGGILWIIFVGFVAGIIARVLSPGPNNPAGFILTTVLGIAGAFLATFIGQAIGHYGPDQGAGFITSIIGALVVLFIWNRLVARRVISDPGAR
- a CDS encoding uncharacterized protein YidB (DUF937 family) (product_source=COG3753; cath_funfam=1.10.10.690; cog=COG3753; pfam=PF20159; superfamily=140804), which produces MGLLDILNGMQNGPRGPSDPNAKSEGMSPMTMAILALLAYKAVKHLGGSSQPGTSTPAPTPLPNNTINAGLPGGTGGLGGAGGLGDLLKGGLGGLLAGGAAGSVLSGGLGDLLKQFQQNGQGEAANSWVSPGPNKQIAPGDLANALGADQINSLASQTGLSREELLSGLSQHLPEVINHLTPDGRLPTESEISRWI